From one Conyzicola nivalis genomic stretch:
- a CDS encoding HhH-GPD-type base excision DNA repair protein, with protein MTPTLHITDDADADALLSDNPLALLIGMLLDQQVPMETAFAGPAKLLDRIGTLDPKKIADYDADELEAVFRITPSIHRYPGSMAGRVRALCAAIVEDWGAEASAVWTRPAADGAAPDGAEILKRLKGLPGFGEQKAKIFLALLGKQYGLKADGWRESAGDYGTEGSYRSVADIVDPGSLTKVREFKKAAKAAAKK; from the coding sequence ATGACCCCGACGCTGCACATCACCGACGACGCCGATGCCGATGCCCTGCTGTCCGACAACCCGCTGGCCCTCCTCATCGGCATGCTGCTCGACCAGCAGGTCCCGATGGAGACGGCGTTCGCGGGCCCCGCGAAGCTGCTCGACCGCATCGGAACGCTCGACCCGAAAAAAATCGCGGACTACGACGCCGACGAGCTCGAGGCCGTCTTCCGCATCACACCGTCGATCCACCGCTACCCGGGCTCGATGGCGGGACGGGTGCGGGCGCTGTGCGCCGCCATCGTCGAGGACTGGGGAGCCGAGGCATCCGCGGTCTGGACGCGGCCCGCGGCCGACGGCGCCGCACCCGACGGAGCCGAAATCCTCAAGCGCCTCAAGGGGCTGCCGGGCTTCGGAGAGCAGAAGGCCAAGATCTTTCTCGCCCTGCTGGGCAAGCAGTACGGATTGAAGGCCGACGGATGGCGCGAGTCCGCGGGCGATTACGGAACCGAGGGCTCGTACCGGTCGGTCGCGGACATCGTCGACCCGGGGTCGCTGACGAAGGTGCGCGAGTTCAAGAAGGCAGCGAAGGCGGCGGCGAAGAAGTAG
- a CDS encoding SDR family oxidoreductase, whose amino-acid sequence MTSTQNDTDRTPTTSPTALVVGATGIGGSALTDQLVAEGWQVLALARRPGRERDGVRWISSDLRSEAALRAALAPEHPTHVFFTAWARQATEQENIEVNGGMVRDLLAALDHAPIQHVALVTGLKHYLGPFESYGQGPIPETPFREDEPRLDAPNFYYAQEDELFAAAARNGFTWSVHRSHTVIGHAVGNAMNMGLTLAVYASICRELGLPFVFPGSDTQWNGLTDMTDATILADQMVWAATDPQGANEAFNVVNGDVFRWRSMWPAIAAYFGVDPVGPGAVPAPLEQQMMGMDDTWTRMAQEHRLAESDLTRLASWWHTDADLGRQIEVVADISKSRIAGFTTHHRTIDSFTDLFDRYRAERLIPNV is encoded by the coding sequence ATGACCTCTACACAGAACGACACCGACCGCACACCCACAACCAGCCCGACCGCCCTCGTGGTGGGAGCGACGGGAATCGGCGGCTCCGCGCTGACCGACCAGCTCGTTGCCGAGGGATGGCAGGTGTTGGCGCTCGCGCGTCGCCCCGGCCGTGAACGCGACGGGGTGCGCTGGATCTCGTCGGACCTGCGCTCGGAGGCCGCCCTCCGCGCGGCACTGGCCCCGGAACATCCGACCCACGTCTTCTTCACCGCGTGGGCGCGCCAGGCGACCGAGCAGGAGAACATCGAGGTGAACGGCGGCATGGTCCGCGACCTGCTCGCAGCGCTCGACCACGCTCCGATCCAGCACGTCGCGCTCGTGACCGGGCTCAAGCACTACCTCGGGCCGTTCGAGTCGTACGGGCAGGGGCCGATCCCCGAGACGCCCTTCCGCGAAGACGAGCCGCGCCTCGACGCCCCCAACTTCTACTACGCGCAGGAGGACGAGCTCTTCGCCGCCGCCGCGCGCAACGGCTTCACCTGGTCGGTGCACCGCTCGCACACCGTGATCGGGCACGCCGTCGGCAACGCGATGAACATGGGACTCACGCTCGCCGTGTACGCGTCGATCTGCCGTGAGCTCGGTCTGCCTTTCGTGTTCCCGGGCAGCGACACCCAGTGGAACGGCCTCACCGACATGACCGATGCGACGATCCTCGCCGACCAGATGGTGTGGGCGGCCACCGACCCGCAGGGCGCGAACGAGGCGTTCAACGTGGTCAACGGCGACGTGTTCCGCTGGCGCTCGATGTGGCCCGCGATCGCCGCGTACTTCGGCGTCGACCCGGTCGGACCGGGTGCCGTGCCGGCTCCGCTCGAGCAGCAGATGATGGGCATGGATGACACGTGGACCCGCATGGCGCAGGAGCACCGTCTGGCCGAATCCGACCTCACCCGTCTGGCCTCGTGGTGGCACACCGACGCCGATCTCGGCCGCCAGATCGAGGTCGTCGCGGATATCAGCAAGTCACGCATCGCCGGATTCACCACTCACCACCGCACGATCGACTCGTTTACCGACCTCTTCGACCGCTACCGCGCGGAGCGACTGATTCCGAACGTGTAG
- a CDS encoding Gmad2 immunoglobulin-like domain-containing protein: MCAATVVAVVACAPGGGTPPTPGPTPSPSGSSPGPTASPTGDPRIRILTPTRDTTVLTPVALTGTANTFEAQLVVDAQNKTGDTLCVREVTASSGSGTEGAWQAVLGVVPQGDTEESIVLRAFERSAADGSIVNLVELPVTLSADRPDIVVTSPVCGDTVSAGGPLLIEGRATVFEAALTVELRDAAGTVVFSRNLMTGEGGVDSPFSELLTLPAGVAPGFYDLVAFNISAKDGAFENEFPVQLLIE; encoded by the coding sequence ATGTGCGCCGCCACTGTCGTGGCGGTCGTCGCCTGCGCACCGGGTGGTGGCACGCCCCCGACGCCCGGCCCGACGCCGAGTCCGTCCGGTTCCTCGCCCGGCCCCACCGCGAGCCCCACCGGCGACCCCCGCATCCGCATCCTCACCCCGACCAGAGACACGACGGTGCTGACGCCCGTCGCCCTGACGGGAACGGCGAACACGTTCGAGGCGCAGCTGGTGGTGGACGCCCAGAACAAGACGGGCGATACCCTCTGCGTTCGGGAGGTGACCGCGAGCTCGGGCAGCGGCACCGAGGGCGCGTGGCAGGCCGTGTTGGGCGTCGTTCCGCAGGGCGACACGGAGGAGTCGATCGTGCTGAGGGCCTTCGAGCGAAGCGCCGCCGACGGTTCGATCGTCAACCTGGTCGAGCTACCAGTGACCCTGTCGGCCGACCGGCCGGACATCGTGGTCACCAGCCCGGTTTGCGGCGACACGGTATCGGCTGGCGGGCCTCTTTTGATCGAGGGCCGGGCGACGGTATTCGAGGCGGCGCTCACCGTCGAGTTGCGCGATGCGGCGGGCACGGTGGTCTTCTCGCGCAACCTGATGACCGGAGAGGGTGGCGTCGACTCCCCGTTCTCCGAGCTCCTGACGCTTCCCGCGGGTGTGGCGCCGGGGTTCTACGATCTGGTCGCGTTCAACATCTCGGCGAAAGACGGCGCGTTCGAGAATGAGTTTCCGGTGCAGCTGCTGATCGAGTAA
- a CDS encoding DEAD/DEAH box helicase, giving the protein MTSPETSTPGEAEAAPATLTFTELGLGDAVLKALKDVGYETPSAIQAATIPPLLSGRDVLGVAQTGTGKTAAFALPILSRLDLSQKSPQALVLAPTRELALQVCEAFERYASHLKGVHVLPVYGGQGYGVQLSALRRGVHVVVGTPGRIMDHLDKGTLDLSQLKYLVLDEADEMLKMGFAEDVETILADTPDDKQIALFSATMPAQIRRISQKYLHDPEEITVKNKTTTSANTTQRYLMVSYPQKIDALTRILEVENFEGMIVFVRTKNETETLAEKLRARGYSAAAISGDVAQAQRERTVEQLKNGKLDILVATDVAARGLDVERISHVVNYDIPIDTESYVHRVGRTGRAGRSGAAISFVTPRERRLLGAIEKATRQPMVEMRMPSVEDVNVTRLTRFDDAITAALGDEPTLNAFRDIIAHYVEHHDVVESDVAAALAVVAQGDTPLLLSPDDPRFARRERERMDRDTNDRQNRSDRSFRDDRPDRPERAERRPRSGKPLSTYRIEVGKRHRVEPRQIVGALANEGGLSREDFGHIDIRPDFSLVELPADLSGEVLDKLTGTRISGKLIEIKPDRGGPAKRESYNDRPKRDSYNDRPAR; this is encoded by the coding sequence ATGACTTCCCCCGAAACATCCACACCAGGCGAGGCAGAAGCTGCCCCCGCCACTCTCACTTTTACCGAGCTGGGGCTCGGCGACGCAGTACTCAAGGCGCTCAAGGACGTTGGTTACGAGACCCCCTCGGCCATTCAGGCCGCCACGATCCCGCCGCTGCTCTCCGGCCGCGACGTTCTCGGCGTCGCCCAGACCGGCACCGGCAAGACCGCCGCGTTCGCGCTTCCCATCCTCTCCCGCCTAGACCTGAGCCAGAAGAGCCCGCAGGCGCTCGTGCTCGCCCCCACCCGCGAACTCGCGCTGCAGGTGTGCGAGGCCTTCGAGCGTTACGCGTCCCACCTCAAGGGCGTGCACGTGCTGCCCGTCTACGGCGGACAGGGTTACGGCGTGCAGCTCTCCGCCCTGCGCCGTGGCGTGCACGTGGTCGTCGGTACCCCCGGCCGCATCATGGACCACCTCGACAAGGGCACGCTCGACCTCTCGCAGCTCAAGTACCTCGTGCTCGACGAGGCCGACGAGATGCTGAAGATGGGCTTCGCGGAGGACGTCGAGACGATCCTCGCCGACACCCCCGACGACAAGCAGATCGCCTTGTTCTCGGCGACGATGCCCGCGCAGATCCGCCGCATCTCGCAGAAGTACCTGCACGACCCCGAAGAGATCACGGTCAAGAACAAGACCACGACCTCGGCGAATACCACGCAGCGCTACCTGATGGTGTCGTACCCGCAGAAGATCGACGCGCTCACCCGCATCCTCGAGGTCGAGAACTTCGAGGGAATGATCGTCTTCGTGCGCACCAAGAACGAGACGGAGACGCTCGCCGAGAAGCTGCGCGCCCGCGGATATTCGGCCGCCGCAATCAGCGGAGACGTCGCGCAGGCCCAGCGTGAGCGCACCGTCGAGCAGTTGAAAAACGGCAAGCTCGACATCCTGGTGGCGACGGATGTCGCGGCTCGAGGCCTCGACGTCGAGCGCATCTCCCACGTCGTCAACTACGACATCCCGATCGACACCGAGTCGTACGTGCACCGCGTCGGCCGTACCGGCCGCGCCGGACGCAGTGGTGCCGCGATCAGCTTCGTCACCCCGCGCGAGCGTCGCCTGCTCGGAGCCATCGAGAAGGCCACACGCCAGCCGATGGTCGAGATGCGCATGCCGAGCGTCGAGGACGTCAACGTCACGCGCCTCACCCGGTTTGACGACGCGATCACCGCGGCGCTCGGCGACGAGCCGACGCTCAACGCGTTCCGCGACATCATCGCGCACTACGTCGAGCACCATGACGTGGTCGAGTCCGATGTCGCGGCCGCTCTCGCCGTCGTCGCCCAGGGCGACACTCCCCTGCTGCTTTCGCCCGACGACCCGCGCTTCGCCCGTCGTGAGCGCGAGCGCATGGACCGCGACACGAACGACCGCCAGAACCGTTCGGACCGTTCGTTCCGCGACGACCGCCCCGACCGGCCGGAGCGTGCCGAGCGTCGACCGCGCAGCGGCAAGCCGCTGTCGACCTACCGCATCGAGGTCGGCAAGCGTCATCGCGTCGAGCCGCGCCAGATCGTCGGCGCTCTCGCCAACGAGGGCGGGCTCAGCCGCGAGGACTTCGGGCACATCGACATCCGTCCCGACTTCTCGCTCGTCGAGCTTCCGGCGGACCTGTCGGGCGAGGTGCTCGACAAGCTCACCGGAACGCGCATCAGCGGCAAGCTGATCGAGATCAAGCCCGACCGCGGCGGTCCCGCCAAGCGCGAGTCCTACAACGACCGTCCGAAGCGCGACTCGTACAACGACCGTCCGGCGCGCTAG
- a CDS encoding DUF1801 domain-containing protein, whose amino-acid sequence MIPNDGDVRAFIDQIEGPVRKRDAETLLHLMGRITGEPPRMWGPTIVGFGAYHYRYASGREGDASAAGFSPRKAATTVYLADGTAAHEQELQGLGEHTTGAVCLYIKDLQRVDLAVLESIIAKSYAAASASGFGQVAV is encoded by the coding sequence ATGATCCCCAATGACGGAGACGTACGAGCGTTCATCGACCAGATCGAGGGCCCGGTGCGCAAGCGCGACGCCGAGACACTGCTGCACCTCATGGGTCGCATTACCGGCGAACCACCGCGCATGTGGGGCCCGACGATCGTCGGATTCGGCGCGTACCACTACAGGTACGCCAGCGGGCGCGAGGGCGACGCGAGCGCGGCCGGGTTCTCGCCGCGCAAGGCCGCGACGACCGTCTACCTGGCCGATGGCACGGCCGCGCACGAGCAAGAGCTCCAGGGGTTGGGCGAACACACGACGGGCGCCGTGTGTCTCTACATCAAGGATCTCCAGCGCGTCGACCTGGCAGTGCTCGAGTCGATCATCGCGAAGTCGTACGCGGCCGCCTCGGCGAGCGGGTTCGGGCAGGTCGCGGTCTAG
- a CDS encoding SDR family oxidoreductase, whose translation MNLTANTIFIPGATSGIGLALALRLQAAGNTVVIGGRRTAVLEQLATEHGLGTVTIDTTDAASVLAARDRLLSEHPDLNVLVAMAGVMDAEDVRGAGFLPTAERIVETNINGPLRLIAAFIEHLQTRPDATLMTVSSGLAHTPLAFTPTYNGSKAFIHQYSETIRLQLAGTSVRVVELVPPAVQTELMPGNSVNEHFMPLDAFVDEVMALLESQPDATEILVETVKFLRFAEVEGRYAATVAAINAAG comes from the coding sequence ATGAACCTCACCGCAAACACCATCTTCATTCCCGGCGCGACCTCGGGCATCGGCCTGGCTCTCGCCCTCCGCCTGCAGGCCGCGGGCAACACCGTCGTGATCGGCGGCCGCCGCACCGCGGTGCTGGAGCAGCTCGCGACCGAGCACGGTCTCGGCACCGTCACCATCGACACCACCGACGCCGCATCCGTTCTCGCCGCCCGCGACCGCTTGCTGTCGGAGCATCCCGACCTGAACGTACTCGTGGCCATGGCGGGCGTGATGGACGCCGAGGACGTGCGCGGCGCCGGCTTCCTGCCGACGGCCGAGCGCATCGTCGAGACGAACATCAACGGACCCCTGCGCCTCATCGCGGCGTTCATCGAGCACCTGCAGACCCGGCCGGACGCGACGCTTATGACCGTCTCCTCGGGCCTCGCCCACACCCCGCTCGCCTTCACGCCCACGTACAACGGATCGAAGGCGTTCATCCACCAGTACAGCGAGACCATCCGCCTGCAGCTGGCCGGCACGAGTGTGCGCGTCGTCGAGCTCGTGCCGCCCGCCGTGCAGACCGAGCTCATGCCGGGCAACTCGGTGAACGAGCACTTCATGCCGCTCGACGCCTTCGTCGACGAGGTCATGGCACTGCTGGAATCCCAGCCGGACGCCACCGAGATCCTGGTCGAGACCGTGAAATTCCTGCGGTTCGCCGAGGTCGAGGGGCGCTACGCGGCGACGGTCGCCGCGATCAACGCCGCGGGCTAG